In a genomic window of Allomeiothermus silvanus DSM 9946:
- a CDS encoding GntR family transcriptional regulator, whose protein sequence is MKLHLNSSSHTPLYLQLEAALRSVLAAGKWRPGEALPPERELAEQLGVSRITLRKALERLEDEGLLLRRQGSGTYVAPRVEQPLSVLTGFSQDMRARGLEASSRWVQRGVFQATPEEALALGLSPGSQVARLERVRLAQGEPMALELAVLPARYLPDPEAVAESLYAHLEARSLRPVRALQRLRAVAAEEREAGLLGVAPGAPVLYIERLGYLPDGGVLEFTRSHYRGDRYDFVAELRSGA, encoded by the coding sequence ATGAAACTGCACCTGAATAGTTCCTCCCACACCCCCCTCTACCTTCAGCTCGAGGCCGCCTTGCGCTCGGTGCTGGCCGCAGGGAAGTGGCGGCCCGGCGAGGCTCTGCCGCCGGAGCGCGAGCTGGCCGAGCAGCTAGGGGTTTCGCGGATCACCCTGCGCAAAGCCCTCGAGCGCTTGGAGGATGAGGGACTCTTGTTGCGCCGCCAGGGGAGCGGAACCTATGTGGCCCCCCGCGTGGAGCAGCCGCTTTCGGTGCTTACCGGGTTCAGCCAAGATATGCGGGCCCGGGGGCTCGAGGCCAGCAGCCGTTGGGTGCAGCGGGGGGTGTTCCAGGCCACCCCCGAGGAGGCTTTGGCCTTGGGCCTCTCTCCGGGAAGTCAGGTAGCTCGGCTCGAGCGGGTACGCCTGGCCCAGGGCGAGCCGATGGCTTTGGAACTGGCGGTGCTCCCGGCCAGGTACCTGCCGGATCCGGAAGCCGTGGCGGAGTCGCTCTATGCCCACCTCGAGGCCCGCTCCCTGCGCCCGGTGCGGGCCTTGCAGCGTTTGCGGGCGGTGGCTGCCGAAGAGCGCGAGGCCGGGCTTTTGGGGGTTGCCCCGGGGGCTCCGGTGCTCTATATCGAGCGTCTGGGGTACCTGCCGGATGGCGGCGTGCTCGAGTTCACCCGTTCCCACTACCGGGGTGACCGCTACGACTTCGTGGCCGAACTCCGTAGCGGAGCCTGA
- a CDS encoding branched-chain amino acid ABC transporter permease encodes MPLLLLFGGLLLALPHLVYPVLALDLLLWGLFAMALDLLLGYVGLLSFGHAAFWGTSAYTSALLAKAGLPFPLAVLGGVGVTTLLATAIGFLSIRRQGIYFAMVTLAFAQMVYYIANELRSLTGGENGVQGVPRTLWGLDLSNPLAFYYAALPLVALGFFLAWRTVRSPFGHVLIAVREEEARAQALGYPTTRFKFLDFLLSAGLSALAGGLYALNHGFVALEVVHWSTSGLVVMMAILGGIGTLWGGLLGAAVVLLLRDWLSAWTDAWGVATGIIFVLVVLGFRQGIWGSLIRMWQHRRQAIPKS; translated from the coding sequence ATGCCCTTGTTGCTTCTCTTTGGCGGGCTGCTCTTGGCCCTACCCCACCTGGTCTACCCGGTGCTGGCCCTAGACCTCTTGTTGTGGGGCCTTTTCGCCATGGCTTTAGATCTGCTTTTGGGCTATGTGGGGCTTCTTTCCTTTGGACACGCAGCTTTCTGGGGGACCTCGGCCTATACAAGCGCCCTTCTGGCCAAGGCCGGTCTGCCTTTTCCGCTGGCGGTGCTGGGGGGGGTGGGCGTCACCACTTTGTTGGCTACGGCTATCGGCTTCCTTTCCATCCGTCGCCAGGGTATTTACTTTGCTATGGTCACCTTGGCCTTTGCCCAGATGGTCTATTACATAGCCAACGAGCTACGCAGCCTTACTGGTGGCGAGAACGGGGTGCAAGGGGTTCCCCGAACCCTTTGGGGGTTGGATCTTTCAAACCCCTTGGCGTTTTATTACGCTGCGCTGCCCTTGGTGGCCTTGGGGTTCTTTTTAGCTTGGCGAACTGTGCGCTCCCCCTTTGGCCACGTGCTCATCGCCGTGCGCGAGGAGGAGGCCCGCGCCCAAGCGCTGGGCTACCCCACCACCCGCTTCAAGTTCCTGGATTTTTTGCTCTCCGCAGGTTTGTCGGCGTTAGCAGGAGGGCTGTACGCCCTCAATCATGGTTTTGTAGCCCTCGAGGTGGTCCATTGGTCCACCTCCGGCCTCGTGGTCATGATGGCCATCCTAGGAGGCATCGGCACCCTATGGGGGGGGCTTTTGGGGGCAGCGGTGGTGTTGTTGCTGCGCGACTGGCTTTCGGCGTGGACCGATGCCTGGGGCGTAGCCACCGGGATCATCTTCGTACTGGTGGTTCTGGGGTTCCGCCAGGGCATCTGGGGCAGCTTGATACGAATGTGGCAACATCGTAGGCAAGCGATACCCAAAAGCTAG
- a CDS encoding PucR family transcriptional regulator: protein MLPGPRVLKSWAQRMAHRYAQEIPDYSRLDDLLLFKDVAVVSFECLRGLRHYAQGEGLPRGELEGLAMAAGQRRREQRISLSALLRAYRLWGKQTLVVLSQEAPAALPRLALGVAELVDLASEVSSQAYSQPSCEPLLQGRVVGVAIPREYPAAGAVLPRYLAALGQSSHWRQDHKGFYLYWPGALEDVLPQAQRLAQEAQAVVLLQQGKGERLGSLHEDLEEAIRLVRLSKMRPGAYETRVLWPLALVLDSPKGQERLLGLLAPLEGHPELAATVQEYLEARLSPKRVAHRLGVHINTVFYRLRRVEELTGCDLGRLEDLTLLQLAFRLEEAMRRPSSG, encoded by the coding sequence ATGCTGCCTGGTCCTCGAGTCCTCAAAAGCTGGGCCCAACGTATGGCCCACCGTTACGCTCAGGAGATTCCCGATTACTCCCGGCTTGACGACCTCTTGCTCTTTAAAGATGTAGCGGTGGTGTCTTTCGAGTGCTTGCGGGGACTCAGGCACTACGCCCAAGGGGAAGGCCTTCCCAGGGGGGAACTCGAGGGCCTCGCGATGGCAGCGGGCCAGCGGCGGCGTGAGCAACGGATAAGCCTGAGCGCCCTGCTGCGGGCTTACCGGTTGTGGGGCAAGCAAACCCTTGTAGTGCTATCCCAGGAGGCTCCTGCCGCCTTGCCTAGGCTGGCCTTGGGGGTGGCCGAGTTGGTGGACCTTGCGAGCGAAGTTTCCAGCCAGGCCTACTCTCAACCGTCGTGTGAGCCGTTGCTGCAGGGGCGGGTGGTAGGTGTGGCCATCCCTCGCGAATACCCGGCGGCCGGGGCGGTCTTGCCGAGGTATCTTGCCGCGCTGGGGCAGAGTTCCCATTGGCGACAGGACCACAAGGGCTTTTACCTGTACTGGCCGGGTGCCTTGGAAGATGTGTTGCCCCAGGCCCAGCGGTTGGCCCAGGAGGCGCAGGCGGTGGTGCTCCTTCAGCAGGGCAAGGGGGAGCGGCTTGGCTCCTTGCACGAGGATCTGGAAGAAGCCATCCGGCTAGTGCGGCTGAGCAAAATGCGTCCTGGGGCTTACGAAACGCGGGTGTTGTGGCCGTTGGCGTTGGTGTTGGATTCCCCCAAAGGCCAAGAGCGCTTGCTCGGACTGCTGGCTCCGCTCGAGGGCCACCCTGAGTTGGCCGCGACGGTACAGGAATACCTCGAGGCCCGGCTCTCTCCCAAGCGGGTAGCCCATCGCCTAGGGGTACACATCAACACGGTCTTTTACCGCCTGCGCCGGGTGGAGGAACTCACCGGCTGCGATCTGGGGCGGCTGGAAGACCTCACCCTGTTGCAGCTCGCTTTTCGCTTGGAGGAAGCTATGCGCCGCCCTTCCTCGGGATAG
- a CDS encoding anhydro-N-acetylmuramic acid kinase — protein MRVLGIMSGTSADGADLVLADLGGRPPRLQWTVREHRSVPFPAELRQRVLLALRGDMHTRALALLHHELGRFYAEGAQPLAGRVELAALHGQTIWHEPPLATFQIGEAAYLAEALGCPVVADFRPADLAVGGEAAPLVAYPDLLLYGEEGVRRAIHNLGGISNLTYLPGLEGEGVFAFDTGPGNCLLDEAAARLGLTYDPGGSLARRGRVDVEKATAWLSHPYFTRKPPKSTGRELWRLDNLETEGLRPYDLLATLTYFTARSIVQAYHDFVLPQGLDEVWVAGGGAYNQALMEQLRAGLPVPVYTFEERGHDSRLREALAFAVLGYLRFYGLPNVLPAVTGASRAAIAGKLCLPAAAR, from the coding sequence TTGCGCGTTTTGGGAATCATGTCGGGAACCTCGGCAGACGGGGCTGATCTGGTACTGGCCGACCTGGGAGGGCGACCGCCTAGGCTCCAGTGGACCGTGCGCGAACACCGCTCGGTCCCCTTTCCCGCTGAACTTCGCCAGCGGGTGCTTCTGGCCTTACGCGGGGATATGCACACCCGGGCCCTGGCTTTGCTCCACCACGAGCTGGGCCGCTTCTATGCTGAGGGGGCCCAGCCGCTAGCGGGTCGGGTGGAACTGGCTGCCCTGCACGGGCAAACCATTTGGCATGAGCCCCCGCTGGCCACCTTCCAGATTGGGGAGGCCGCCTACCTGGCCGAGGCCTTGGGTTGCCCAGTGGTGGCGGACTTCCGCCCGGCGGATCTGGCTGTGGGGGGTGAAGCCGCCCCCCTGGTGGCCTACCCCGACTTGCTTCTCTACGGCGAAGAGGGGGTGCGCCGGGCCATCCACAACCTGGGGGGGATCTCAAACCTCACCTACTTGCCCGGACTCGAGGGGGAGGGGGTTTTCGCCTTCGACACCGGCCCTGGCAACTGCCTGCTCGACGAGGCTGCCGCCCGGCTTGGCCTGACTTACGACCCAGGCGGAAGCCTCGCGCGCCGGGGGCGGGTGGACGTGGAAAAAGCCACCGCTTGGCTCTCCCACCCCTACTTCACCCGCAAACCGCCTAAATCCACTGGGCGTGAGCTATGGCGGCTGGATAACCTCGAAACCGAGGGCCTGCGCCCCTATGACCTCCTGGCTACCCTTACCTACTTCACGGCCCGAAGCATCGTCCAGGCTTACCACGACTTCGTGCTGCCACAGGGGTTAGATGAGGTCTGGGTAGCAGGCGGAGGGGCCTACAACCAAGCCCTGATGGAGCAGCTACGCGCCGGGCTACCGGTTCCGGTCTACACTTTCGAAGAGCGGGGCCACGATAGCCGCTTGCGTGAAGCGCTGGCATTTGCAGTGCTAGGGTATTTGCGGTTTTACGGCCTGCCCAATGTGCTCCCGGCGGTCACCGGGGCTAGCCGGGCGGCTATCGCGGGAAAGCTTTGCCTGCCCGCTGCGGCGAGATAA
- a CDS encoding ABC transporter ATP-binding protein: MLRVQGLKAWYGEAQVLFGVDLEVKEGEAVTLVGRNGAGKTTTLKSIIGLHRSVQGQIQLNGHDLSPLPPHLRARLGLGWVPEDRGIYASLSVEENLILPPVVGPEPWSLERIYSLFPRLKERRRHPGSKLSGGEQQMLAIARVLRMGASILLLDEPTEGLAPLLVQQIGTLLSEVKAHGISVLLVEQNLRFASQVADRHYLLSQGQVVEVLDNSQIALKERELLQHLGI, translated from the coding sequence ATGCTTAGGGTTCAAGGGCTCAAAGCCTGGTACGGCGAGGCTCAGGTGCTTTTTGGGGTAGACCTCGAGGTCAAAGAGGGCGAAGCGGTGACCCTAGTCGGGCGCAACGGTGCGGGAAAGACCACTACCCTCAAGAGCATCATCGGCCTGCACCGCAGCGTGCAAGGACAAATACAGCTGAACGGGCACGACCTCTCCCCCCTTCCCCCGCACCTTCGGGCTAGGTTGGGGCTGGGCTGGGTGCCCGAGGATCGGGGTATCTACGCTAGCCTGTCGGTGGAAGAGAATCTGATCCTGCCTCCGGTGGTAGGCCCCGAGCCCTGGAGCCTCGAGCGCATCTACAGCCTCTTCCCCCGGCTCAAAGAGCGCCGCCGCCACCCCGGCAGCAAACTCTCCGGTGGCGAACAGCAGATGCTGGCCATCGCCCGGGTGCTGCGTATGGGGGCTTCTATCCTGCTCCTAGACGAACCCACCGAGGGGCTAGCCCCGCTCTTGGTTCAACAAATCGGAACGCTGCTGAGCGAAGTAAAAGCCCACGGGATCTCCGTCCTCCTGGTAGAGCAGAACCTGCGCTTTGCTTCTCAGGTGGCTGACCGGCACTACCTGCTTTCGCAAGGACAGGTAGTGGAGGTTTTGGACAATAGCCAAATAGCGCTCAAAGAACGAGAACTCTTGCAGCACTTGGGTATCTAG
- a CDS encoding ABC transporter ATP-binding protein codes for MVALETQGLTKDFRGFRAVNEVNLRVTQGAIHALVGPNGAGKTTLFNLLTGFLKPSAGRVFLLGEEVTGLAPFEIARRGVARSFQIARLFAHLTALEHVVLALQRPTLYPYRFWMSEQVLGRFKPKALEILALVGLEDQALRPAGTLPYGQKRALELALALALEPQLLLLDEPTAGMGLEDVARTVQLIHRLRQGRTIVLVEHNMGVVAELAERVTVLQYGSVLAEGSYAEMRQDPRVIEAYLGAAYA; via the coding sequence ATGGTGGCTCTCGAAACACAGGGGTTGACCAAGGACTTCCGCGGTTTTCGCGCAGTGAACGAGGTAAACCTTCGGGTAACCCAAGGCGCAATCCACGCCCTGGTGGGCCCTAACGGGGCGGGCAAGACCACCCTGTTTAATCTGCTTACGGGCTTCCTCAAACCCTCGGCGGGGCGGGTCTTTCTCTTGGGGGAGGAGGTCACCGGGCTGGCCCCCTTCGAGATCGCCCGACGGGGGGTAGCCCGCTCGTTTCAGATCGCCCGGCTCTTCGCTCACCTCACGGCCCTGGAGCATGTGGTTCTGGCCCTACAACGGCCTACACTCTACCCGTATCGCTTTTGGATGAGCGAACAGGTGCTGGGACGTTTCAAGCCCAAAGCCCTCGAGATCCTGGCGTTGGTCGGCTTGGAAGACCAGGCCCTTCGGCCAGCAGGTACCCTGCCCTATGGGCAGAAGCGGGCCTTGGAACTGGCCTTGGCCTTGGCCTTGGAACCCCAGCTTCTCCTGCTGGACGAGCCAACCGCGGGGATGGGTCTAGAGGATGTGGCGCGTACGGTACAGCTTATCCACCGTCTGCGCCAGGGGCGCACTATCGTGCTAGTAGAACACAACATGGGGGTCGTGGCCGAACTGGCCGAGCGGGTGACGGTTCTGCAGTACGGGAGCGTGCTGGCTGAAGGGAGCTACGCCGAAATGCGCCAAGACCCGCGGGTGATCGAGGCGTACCTGGGGGCAGCCTATGCTTAG
- a CDS encoding ABC transporter substrate-binding protein, which yields MRRMGWLFLAILIGSLAGAQNPIRGGTFQIAVDSSPAGLDPHVATAFATFVVIGNIYEGLTEIDEGLRVRPALAESWKVSPDGLTYTFKLRPGVTFHNGQAFDAKDVLATFNRVRDPKTGSPIASRFNLVKEVRATGPLEVVFELSQPFSPFLSELAGLSIVPAEYIASGGDLQRRAVGTGPFQFKEWVPDTYILLERNPKYYRQGRPYLDALKFNIVPDAATRQIGISSGSYHFLPNIDPSLAVTLKNAPGVKLYESQDLSYSLLGMNVTRKPFDNPKVREALNYSIDRKALVQAVYFGNGVPGGPLSPALKGWASPVSAFPCYNTNPQKARELLRQAGYPNGVDFTILTLGSVKTVVDAAQVLQAQLAPAGFRAKIEILELGKFVQEWRNSNFDAFASLNGGSADPDGYLFRTFSTGGSTNVFKYSDPQVDQLLNQGRTATSADTRRKIYAELQVKLACQGPIAHLVYGTLFSAARENVQGFKPIPTRSLLYLRETWLAR from the coding sequence ATGCGGCGAATGGGGTGGCTATTCCTGGCAATCTTGATCGGCTCTTTAGCCGGAGCGCAAAACCCGATACGGGGGGGCACATTTCAGATCGCGGTAGACTCATCCCCAGCGGGCCTTGACCCCCACGTAGCGACAGCCTTCGCGACCTTCGTAGTGATCGGGAACATCTACGAGGGGCTTACCGAGATAGACGAGGGGCTGAGGGTGCGCCCGGCCCTGGCCGAGTCCTGGAAGGTAAGCCCCGATGGGCTTACCTACACCTTCAAGCTGCGCCCCGGCGTGACCTTCCACAACGGCCAAGCCTTCGACGCCAAGGACGTGCTGGCCACCTTTAACCGGGTGCGCGACCCCAAGACTGGCTCCCCCATCGCCAGCCGCTTCAACCTGGTCAAGGAGGTGCGGGCCACGGGGCCGCTGGAAGTAGTCTTCGAGCTCTCCCAGCCCTTCTCTCCCTTCCTAAGCGAACTAGCTGGGCTTTCCATCGTACCGGCAGAGTACATTGCCTCGGGCGGGGACTTGCAGCGCCGGGCAGTGGGCACCGGGCCTTTCCAATTCAAGGAGTGGGTACCCGATACCTACATCCTGCTCGAGCGCAACCCTAAATATTACCGCCAAGGCCGGCCCTATCTGGATGCCCTCAAGTTCAACATCGTCCCCGACGCAGCTACCCGGCAGATAGGGATCTCCAGCGGAAGCTACCACTTCCTGCCCAATATCGACCCCTCGCTAGCCGTGACCCTCAAAAATGCCCCTGGCGTCAAGCTTTACGAAAGCCAGGATCTGAGCTACAGCCTGCTGGGGATGAACGTCACCCGCAAGCCCTTTGACAATCCCAAGGTGCGCGAAGCTCTCAACTATTCCATTGACCGCAAGGCTTTAGTGCAGGCCGTGTACTTCGGCAACGGGGTTCCCGGTGGACCGCTCTCGCCTGCGCTCAAGGGCTGGGCCTCGCCGGTTTCGGCCTTCCCCTGTTACAACACCAACCCACAGAAAGCTCGAGAGCTGCTGCGCCAGGCCGGTTACCCAAACGGCGTGGACTTCACTATCCTGACTCTGGGCTCAGTCAAAACCGTGGTGGATGCGGCCCAGGTGTTGCAAGCCCAGTTGGCCCCGGCAGGCTTCCGCGCCAAGATCGAGATTTTGGAACTGGGCAAGTTCGTGCAGGAGTGGCGCAACTCCAACTTCGATGCCTTCGCCTCGCTCAATGGAGGCAGCGCCGATCCTGATGGCTACCTCTTCCGCACGTTCTCTACGGGCGGCTCGACCAACGTCTTCAAATACTCCGATCCCCAGGTAGATCAACTGCTGAACCAAGGCCGCACGGCGACCTCAGCTGATACCCGGCGCAAGATCTACGCCGAGTTGCAAGTCAAGCTGGCCTGCCAGGGGCCCATCGCCCACCTGGTCTACGGCACCCTCTTCTCGGCAGCCCGTGAAAACGTACAAGGCTTCAAGCCCATTCCCACCCGCTCGCTTTTATACCTGCGCGAGACCTGGCTGGCACGGTGA
- a CDS encoding response regulator has translation MIRARIGEVELGDLLRALETARKSAVVTVETPNLYGRIHLMEGRLVYARTEPGPHLGEYLVRLLYLTLEDTQRLVLEQERENPGTPLGQLALRAGLISEEDLTDALRVQVMEALATLIRQKDGTLLAEAAPVKESSQIALPQTLETSSMLIEAARRLDEWQRGQVDPEVVLRVANDPTRHPLSPEAWSVLELVDGLKRARSIALESDLPEEQVYHLLFELKSRKLLEEAPIRPSDPLVLVLAESSLIRRLLLVTLERSRYRVLMPHDLESAKRMLTKHKPQGLILQGQDLMDRVRQIRSHPDGRFPPVWVVAEEPPRGLWVRSARLGHIPKPFREEDVLEAMAVIKRPT, from the coding sequence ATGATTCGCGCGCGGATTGGCGAGGTAGAGCTGGGGGATTTGCTGCGGGCCTTGGAGACCGCCCGCAAAAGCGCCGTGGTGACGGTCGAGACGCCCAACCTCTACGGGCGCATCCACCTGATGGAAGGCCGCTTGGTCTACGCCCGCACCGAGCCCGGGCCCCACCTGGGGGAGTACCTGGTGCGGCTTTTGTACCTCACCCTGGAGGACACCCAGCGGCTGGTACTCGAGCAAGAGCGGGAGAATCCTGGCACCCCGTTGGGCCAGCTCGCTTTGCGGGCCGGGCTTATCTCCGAGGAGGATCTCACCGATGCGCTCCGGGTGCAGGTGATGGAGGCCTTAGCCACCCTGATCCGCCAAAAAGACGGCACCCTACTGGCCGAGGCGGCCCCGGTGAAAGAATCCTCCCAGATCGCCCTGCCCCAGACCCTAGAGACCAGCTCCATGCTCATCGAAGCGGCCCGCCGATTGGACGAGTGGCAGCGAGGTCAGGTCGATCCGGAGGTGGTGCTGCGGGTTGCCAACGACCCTACCCGCCATCCCCTCTCTCCCGAAGCTTGGAGTGTGCTCGAGCTGGTAGATGGCCTTAAGCGGGCCAGATCCATAGCGCTGGAGTCCGACCTCCCCGAAGAGCAGGTCTATCACCTGCTTTTTGAACTCAAGAGCCGGAAGTTGCTCGAGGAAGCCCCCATCCGGCCCAGCGACCCCCTGGTGCTGGTGCTGGCCGAGTCCTCGCTCATCCGACGGCTTTTGCTGGTTACCCTCGAGCGCTCGCGCTACCGGGTACTGATGCCCCACGATCTCGAATCGGCCAAGCGCATGCTGACCAAGCACAAGCCCCAAGGCCTCATCCTACAGGGCCAAGACCTCATGGATCGGGTGCGGCAAATCCGGAGCCACCCGGACGGGCGTTTCCCCCCGGTATGGGTGGTCGCAGAAGAGCCCCCGCGGGGGCTATGGGTGCGCTCGGCCCGGCTCGGGCACATCCCCAAGCCCTTCCGGGAGGAAGACGTCTTAGAGGCTATGGCGGTGATCAAACGCCCGACCTGA
- a CDS encoding TetR/AcrR family transcriptional regulator: MPGLRERQKQRRRERIYRTAVQLFRERGFHQTTATDIAKAAHVSRGTFFNYYPYKEAVLLDYGAELLTQLSEQARAELEEGSPPLDVLRRMWERLSEVSERERELLSPLAYELLNPDPERARSAFEALPLGDFVAEVLRPLREAGELRKDLSLERIARSLADTYLLSALRWSAYTPERRLKDEMLKFLDLVLEGALAR, encoded by the coding sequence ATGCCTGGCCTGCGTGAACGGCAAAAGCAACGCCGGAGGGAGCGCATTTACCGGACTGCAGTGCAACTTTTTCGCGAGCGGGGTTTTCATCAGACCACCGCGACCGATATCGCCAAGGCTGCGCATGTTTCCAGGGGGACTTTTTTCAACTACTACCCCTACAAGGAGGCGGTGCTGCTGGATTACGGCGCGGAACTGCTAACCCAGCTTTCTGAACAGGCTAGGGCCGAACTCGAGGAGGGCAGCCCGCCGCTGGATGTGCTCCGGAGGATGTGGGAGCGGCTTTCTGAGGTATCCGAGCGTGAGCGCGAACTGCTCTCGCCGCTGGCCTACGAACTGCTCAACCCTGACCCTGAGCGGGCCCGCTCAGCCTTTGAGGCCTTGCCCTTAGGAGACTTCGTGGCGGAGGTGTTGCGCCCTTTACGCGAGGCGGGCGAACTTCGCAAAGATCTCTCCCTCGAGCGCATCGCCCGTTCGCTGGCCGATACTTACCTGCTCTCGGCGCTACGCTGGTCGGCCTACACTCCTGAGCGCCGCCTCAAGGACGAGATGCTCAAGTTTCTCGATCTGGTGTTGGAGGGGGCGCTGGCACGCTAA
- a CDS encoding branched-chain amino acid ABC transporter permease, with amino-acid sequence MEPSVLLLHVFNGLVNGAFYALLSLGLAVIFGMLRVVNFMHGALYMLGAFGAYILLQEVGIGFGLALILAPLLVGMLGMLLERLLLRHLYALDPLYNLLLTFGLTLFLQDGMRLFFGIQGQPYGTPGWLRGAVDLGVVVYPTYRLFVIGFSLLVCVLVWYALERTRLGMVVRAATERPDLTRALGINVDRWITPVFGFGAALAALAGVLAAPMRNVSPLMGADLIITVFAVVVIGGLGSILGSVVAGFLVGVVTALGALFYPALANTLVFILMALVLLLRPAGLFGNPEAS; translated from the coding sequence ATGGAGCCCTCGGTCCTCCTCCTTCACGTCTTCAATGGTCTGGTCAACGGGGCCTTTTATGCCCTGTTGTCCTTAGGCCTGGCGGTCATCTTTGGAATGCTCCGGGTGGTCAACTTCATGCATGGGGCTTTGTATATGTTGGGAGCCTTCGGGGCCTATATCCTCCTGCAGGAGGTGGGGATAGGCTTCGGCTTGGCCTTAATCCTGGCCCCTCTCCTGGTGGGCATGTTGGGTATGCTCCTGGAGCGCCTCCTCCTGCGCCACCTTTACGCCTTGGACCCTCTATATAACCTGCTCCTCACCTTCGGGCTAACCCTCTTTTTGCAAGACGGCATGCGGCTATTTTTTGGCATTCAGGGCCAGCCCTACGGCACGCCGGGGTGGCTGCGAGGTGCCGTTGACCTGGGGGTGGTGGTCTATCCCACCTACCGCTTATTTGTCATCGGATTTTCCCTGTTGGTGTGTGTGTTGGTCTGGTACGCCCTGGAGCGTACCCGCCTGGGTATGGTTGTACGTGCCGCCACCGAGCGGCCCGACCTCACCCGTGCGCTGGGCATCAATGTGGACAGGTGGATCACCCCGGTTTTCGGCTTCGGAGCTGCCTTGGCCGCCTTGGCCGGGGTGCTGGCCGCCCCCATGCGCAACGTCTCACCCCTGATGGGGGCCGATCTCATCATCACCGTCTTTGCGGTAGTGGTCATCGGTGGGCTGGGTTCTATCTTGGGTTCGGTAGTGGCGGGCTTTCTGGTAGGGGTGGTCACTGCGCTCGGGGCGCTGTTTTACCCCGCTCTGGCCAATACCCTGGTCTTCATCCTGATGGCTTTGGTCCTGTTGCTGCGGCCAGCAGGGCTTTTCGGCAACCCGGAGGCCAGCTGA
- a CDS encoding ABC transporter substrate-binding protein gives MRRVGYVIVALVGILALGASFSQQRAKLSDNKIVLAVLNDQSGVYADLSGKNSVEAVKMAVEDFEAKYGKNALGGPIEVISADHQNKPDLANAKAQEFYDRQGADVILDVPTSSAALAVAGVAKQKKRLYINITAATTELTGGQCNKYTFHYAYDTYMLANGTGVAVTNGGGKTWYIVYPNYAFGQDMEKSFRRAIERNGGKVLQSDPTPFPNDDFSSFLLKAASSKPQVLGAMQAGQDLVNLVKQYNEFGLKKQGIQLAIGLLFDTDIHALGPDAYAGVVYTTAWYWNLDAKSRAWADRFFQRTKTRPTFAHAGNYSAAWQYLEAVRRAGTDDADAVAKALEGYRFSDFFARNAYIRPEDHRVLHDAYLARVKPASQVKEPWDYSEILSTIPAVKAFRPLTESPCKHDW, from the coding sequence ATGAGGCGAGTAGGTTATGTGATCGTGGCTCTGGTGGGGATTTTGGCCCTGGGGGCCTCCTTTTCCCAACAGCGCGCCAAGCTGAGCGACAACAAGATCGTGCTGGCAGTGCTCAACGACCAGTCCGGCGTCTACGCCGATCTCTCCGGCAAGAACTCAGTAGAGGCGGTAAAAATGGCCGTGGAGGATTTCGAGGCCAAGTATGGCAAGAACGCTTTGGGAGGCCCTATTGAAGTGATAAGCGCCGACCACCAGAACAAGCCGGATCTGGCTAACGCCAAGGCCCAGGAATTCTACGACCGCCAGGGGGCCGACGTGATCTTGGACGTGCCTACCTCTTCCGCGGCTTTAGCCGTGGCCGGGGTAGCCAAGCAGAAAAAGCGGCTGTACATCAATATCACCGCGGCCACCACCGAACTCACCGGCGGGCAGTGCAACAAGTACACCTTCCACTACGCCTACGACACCTACATGCTGGCTAACGGCACCGGGGTTGCGGTGACCAATGGCGGGGGCAAGACCTGGTATATCGTCTACCCCAACTACGCCTTCGGGCAGGACATGGAAAAATCCTTCCGCCGGGCCATCGAGCGCAACGGCGGCAAGGTGCTGCAAAGCGACCCTACCCCCTTCCCCAACGACGACTTCTCCAGCTTCCTGCTCAAGGCGGCCTCGAGCAAGCCTCAGGTGCTAGGGGCTATGCAGGCGGGGCAGGACTTGGTCAACCTGGTCAAGCAGTACAATGAGTTCGGCCTCAAAAAGCAAGGCATTCAACTGGCTATCGGGTTGCTCTTCGATACCGATATCCACGCCCTGGGGCCGGATGCCTACGCCGGAGTGGTCTACACCACCGCTTGGTACTGGAACCTGGACGCCAAATCCCGCGCCTGGGCTGACCGCTTCTTCCAGCGCACCAAGACCCGGCCTACTTTTGCTCATGCGGGCAACTACTCGGCGGCCTGGCAGTACCTCGAGGCCGTACGCCGCGCCGGTACCGACGATGCCGACGCGGTGGCGAAGGCCCTCGAAGGGTACCGCTTCTCCGACTTCTTCGCCCGCAACGCCTATATCCGCCCGGAGGACCACCGGGTGCTACACGACGCTTACTTAGCCCGGGTGAAACCCGCTTCTCAGGTCAAGGAGCCTTGGGACTACTCGGAGATCCTTTCTACCATCCCCGCGGTCAAGGCCTTCCGCCCCCTTACCGAATCCCCCTGCAAGCATGACTGGTAA